In a single window of the Lates calcarifer isolate ASB-BC8 linkage group LG1, TLL_Latcal_v3, whole genome shotgun sequence genome:
- the LOC108886893 gene encoding C-X-C chemokine receptor type 4, protein MLPSQQTDQPASQAKAHTLVLTLHFQRVVEDMEFDLSIELFDNITDNITEESGDFGLEFQEPCGSALSSEFNKVFLPTVYGIIFILGTIGNGLVVVVMGYQKKVKTMTDKYRLHLSVADLLFVLTLPFWAVDAAKHWYFGSFLCVSVHMIYTVNLYSSVLILAFISLDRYLAVVRATNSQATRKLLASRVIYLGVWLPAAILTVPDMVFARVQDTESSKYLFTDESMKTADPKTICQRIYPEESSLIWTVVFRFQHILVGFILPGLVILICYCIIIAKLSQGAKAQALKKKALKTTVILILCFFTCWLPYCVGIFLDNLIMLNVVPTSCELQQAVEKWISITEALAYFHCCLNPILYAFLGVKFKKTARSALTVSSKSSQKVTLMTKKRGPISSVSTESESSSVLSS, encoded by the exons ATGTTGCCCAGTCAACAAACTGATCAACCTGCTTCACAGGCAAAGGCACACACGCTGGTCTTAACGTTACATTTTCAACGAGTGGTGGAAGACATGGAG TTTGACCTTTCAATTGAGCTGTTTGACAACATCACTGACAACATCACAGAGGAGTCCGGAGACTTCGGTCTGGAGTTCCAGGAGCCATGTGGCAGTGCGCTGAGCAGCGAATTCAACAAGGTCTTCCTACCGACGGTTTACGGAATAATATTCATTCTAGGGACCATTGGCAATGGATTAGTCGTTGTTGTCATGGGCTAccagaaaaaagtcaaaactatGACGGACAAGTACCGGCTCCATCTCTCTGTGGCTGATCTCCTGTTCGTCCTCACGCTGCCCTTCTGGGCCGTGGATGCAGCCAAGCACTGGTACTTCGGAAGTTTCCtatgtgtgtcagtgcacaTGATCTACACAGTCAACCTGTACAGCAGCGTGTTGATCCTGGCCTTCATCAGTCTAGACAGGTACTTGGCAGTCGTGCGGGCCACTAACAGCCAAGCCACAAGAAAGCTGCTTGCAAGCAGAGTGATCTATCTGGGTGTGTGGCTGCCTGCAGCCATACTGACTGTACCTGACATGGTATTTGCCAGGGTGCAAGACACAGAGTCTTCAAAATACCTCTTTACAGATGAGAGCATGAAGACTGCAGACCCCAAGACCATCTGCCAGCGCATCTACCCGGAGGAGAGCAGTCTCATATGGACAGTTGTTTTCCGCTTCCAACACATCCTGGTGGGCTTCATCCTGCCCGGTTTGGTCATCCTCATCTGCTACTGCATCATTATTGCCAAGCTGTCGCAAGGCGCCAAGGCCCAGGCGCTGAAGAAGAAAGCTCTCAAAACCACGGTCATCCTCatcctgtgttttttcacttGCTGGCTGCCCTACTGTGTTGGCATCTTTTTGGACAATCTCATAATGCTGAATGTGGTCCCTACATCCTGTGAACTGCAACAGGCAGTGGAGAAGTGGATTTCTATCACTGAGGCGCTGGCTTATTTTCACTGCTGCCTAAACCCCATCCTCTATGCTTTCCTGGGAGTTAAGTTTAAGAAAACAGCCAGGAGCGCACTGACAGTCAGCAGCAAATCAAGTCAGAAAGTGACTCTCATGACTAAAAAGCGAGGGCCAATTTCATCCGTGTCAACTGAGTCAGAGTCTTCAAGTGTTTTGTCAAGTTAA